Proteins from one Hirundo rustica isolate bHirRus1 chromosome 30, bHirRus1.pri.v3, whole genome shotgun sequence genomic window:
- the DNAJC14 gene encoding dnaJ homolog subfamily C member 14 isoform X2: MEQPRYRDGLGGSGPGGDSCAAWNGTCGHPRAATSATSPGTPGDDDDESGERDPPVPSPRGVPGPGTVPKPGSPPNAGSVANPGGVFSPEGVTNPGGVPGARSVPSPGSVPNTQSVPTPGGRCGCGGPPAAPPSPSRDIPCALGCRHRGLPEGNGDTRRTRRRPRQRHEEEEHVEDPGDTAKVHRRSLPVARAGVALCLRLLGALLALLLLFFLLLLGALRSFLRGGFARLRRCRELLGEWLLRRRGSHRAVAGGGGEEDVTRLVAMADVAEEELDPFRVLGVEPTASDTELRRAYRRLAVLVHPDKSRDPQAGVAFKVLRAGWERVSSPERRHQYEMKRLVQGELARALGAILGQLQEELREAMDAMGCTRCGGRHRRFQLDRDPHGARYCASCGGWHAAEEGDLWAESSLLGLKVTYLARMDSHIYDVTGPLPRATPPPATTSRISWPAFSREIWDRGKAGGLSPPPPGPRDTPRETPRPRGAPPGGTPSTRGGRRGGGRCPAEETPPRPPK, translated from the exons ATGGAGCAGCCCCGGTACCGGGACGGCCTCGGGGGGAGCGGGCCCGGGGGGGACTCCTGCGCTGCCTGGAACGGGACTTGCGGCCACCCCCGCGCTGCCACCAGCGCTACCAGCCCCGGCACGCCGGGCGACGACGATGACGAAAGCGGCGAGCGCGACCCTCCTGTCCCTAGCCCCCGTGGCGTCCCGGGTCCCGGGACTGTCCCGAAACCCGGCAGTCCCCCCAACGCCGGGAGTGTCGCCAACCCCGGGGGTGTCTTCAGCCCTGAGGGTGTCACCAACCCCGGTGGCGTCCCTGGTGCCaggagtgtccccagccccggcaGTGTCCCCAACACCCAGAGTGTCCCCACCCCCGGGGGTCGCTGCGGCTGCGGGGGCCCCCCGGCCGCTCCCCCGAGCCCTTCCCGGGACATCCCGTGTGCCCTCGGCTGCCGGCACCGAGGACTCCCGGAGGGCAACGGCGACACGCGTAGAACGCGTCGGCGACCGCGACAACGCCACGAGGAGGAGGAGCACGTCGAGGACCCAGGGGACACCGCCAAGGTACACCGGCGCTCCCTGCCCGTGGCCCGGGCAGGGGTCGCGCTGTGCCTGCGGCTGCTCGGAGCTCTCCTGGCGCTGCtactcctcttcttccttcttctcctcgGGGCGCTACGCTCCTTCCTCCGCGGGGGCTTCGCGAGGCTCCGCcgctgcagagagctgctgggtgAGTGGCTGCTGCGGCGGCGGGGAAGCCACCGCGCTGTCGCCGGAGGCGGCGGCGAGGAGGACGTGACACGTTTGGTGGCCATGGCCGACGTGGCCGAGGAGGAGCTGGATCCGTTCCGGGTGCTCGGCGTGGAACCCACGGCCAGCGACACCGAGCTCCGGCGAGCGTACCGGAGGCTGGCGGTGCTG gtgCACCCCGATAAGAGCCGCGACCCCCAGGCGGGGGTGGCGTTCAAAGTGCTGCGGGCGGGCTGGGAGCGGGTGAGCAGCCCCGAGAGACGGCACCAGTACGAGAT GAAGCGGCTGGTGCAGGGGGAGCTTGCGCGGGCGCTGGGCGCAATCCTGggccagctgcaggaggagctcagggagGCCATGGACGCCATGGGCTGCACCCGCTGCGGGGGAAGACACAg GCGGTTCCAGCTGGACAGGGACCCCCACGGTGCCCGGTACTGCGCCAGCTGCGGGGGGTGGCATGCGGCCGAAGAAGGTGACCTGTGGGCAGAGTCCAGCCTTCTTGGCCTCAAGGTCACCTACCTGGCCCGCATGGACAGCCACATCTACGATGTCACCG GGCCCCTCCCAAGGGCAACCCCCCCTCCCGCAACGACCTCCAGGATTTCCTGGCCCgcattttccagggaaatctGGGATcgggggaaggcggggggactttccccaccccccccggGGCCGCGGGACACCCCCAGGGAAACCCCCAGGCCCAGGGGGGCCCCCCCAGGGGGGACACCAAGCacaagaggaggaagaaggggcGGCGGCCGCTGCCCCGCTGAGGAAACACCACCCCGCCCCCCAAAATAA
- the DNAJC14 gene encoding dnaJ homolog subfamily C member 14 isoform X1 encodes MEQPRYRDGLGGSGPGGDSCAAWNGTCGHPRAATSATSPGTPGDDDDESGERDPPVPSPRGVPGPGTVPKPGSPPNAGSVANPGGVFSPEGVTNPGGVPGARSVPSPGSVPNTQSVPTPGGRCGCGGPPAAPPSPSRDIPCALGCRHRGLPEGNGDTRRTRRRPRQRHEEEEHVEDPGDTAKVHRRSLPVARAGVALCLRLLGALLALLLLFFLLLLGALRSFLRGGFARLRRCRELLGEWLLRRRGSHRAVAGGGGEEDVTRLVAMADVAEEELDPFRVLGVEPTASDTELRRAYRRLAVLVHPDKSRDPQAGVAFKVLRAGWERVSSPERRHQYEMKRLVQGELARALGAILGQLQEELREAMDAMGCTRCGGRHRRFQLDRDPHGARYCASCGGWHAAEEGDLWAESSLLGLKVTYLARMDSHIYDVTEWAGCQRVTISPDSHRVPYHLSFGARTAVPARRQRAPPKGNPPSRNDLQDFLARIFQGNLGSGEGGGTFPTPPGAAGHPQGNPQAQGGPPRGDTKHKRRKKGRRPLPR; translated from the exons ATGGAGCAGCCCCGGTACCGGGACGGCCTCGGGGGGAGCGGGCCCGGGGGGGACTCCTGCGCTGCCTGGAACGGGACTTGCGGCCACCCCCGCGCTGCCACCAGCGCTACCAGCCCCGGCACGCCGGGCGACGACGATGACGAAAGCGGCGAGCGCGACCCTCCTGTCCCTAGCCCCCGTGGCGTCCCGGGTCCCGGGACTGTCCCGAAACCCGGCAGTCCCCCCAACGCCGGGAGTGTCGCCAACCCCGGGGGTGTCTTCAGCCCTGAGGGTGTCACCAACCCCGGTGGCGTCCCTGGTGCCaggagtgtccccagccccggcaGTGTCCCCAACACCCAGAGTGTCCCCACCCCCGGGGGTCGCTGCGGCTGCGGGGGCCCCCCGGCCGCTCCCCCGAGCCCTTCCCGGGACATCCCGTGTGCCCTCGGCTGCCGGCACCGAGGACTCCCGGAGGGCAACGGCGACACGCGTAGAACGCGTCGGCGACCGCGACAACGCCACGAGGAGGAGGAGCACGTCGAGGACCCAGGGGACACCGCCAAGGTACACCGGCGCTCCCTGCCCGTGGCCCGGGCAGGGGTCGCGCTGTGCCTGCGGCTGCTCGGAGCTCTCCTGGCGCTGCtactcctcttcttccttcttctcctcgGGGCGCTACGCTCCTTCCTCCGCGGGGGCTTCGCGAGGCTCCGCcgctgcagagagctgctgggtgAGTGGCTGCTGCGGCGGCGGGGAAGCCACCGCGCTGTCGCCGGAGGCGGCGGCGAGGAGGACGTGACACGTTTGGTGGCCATGGCCGACGTGGCCGAGGAGGAGCTGGATCCGTTCCGGGTGCTCGGCGTGGAACCCACGGCCAGCGACACCGAGCTCCGGCGAGCGTACCGGAGGCTGGCGGTGCTG gtgCACCCCGATAAGAGCCGCGACCCCCAGGCGGGGGTGGCGTTCAAAGTGCTGCGGGCGGGCTGGGAGCGGGTGAGCAGCCCCGAGAGACGGCACCAGTACGAGAT GAAGCGGCTGGTGCAGGGGGAGCTTGCGCGGGCGCTGGGCGCAATCCTGggccagctgcaggaggagctcagggagGCCATGGACGCCATGGGCTGCACCCGCTGCGGGGGAAGACACAg GCGGTTCCAGCTGGACAGGGACCCCCACGGTGCCCGGTACTGCGCCAGCTGCGGGGGGTGGCATGCGGCCGAAGAAGGTGACCTGTGGGCAGAGTCCAGCCTTCTTGGCCTCAAGGTCACCTACCTGGCCCGCATGGACAGCCACATCTACGATGTCACCG AGTGGGCAGGCTGCCAGCGTGTGACCATCTCCCCAGACAGCCACCGCGTCCCCTACCACCTGTCCTTCGGTGCCAGGACAGCCGTGCCGGCCAGACGGCAGCG GGCCCCTCCCAAGGGCAACCCCCCCTCCCGCAACGACCTCCAGGATTTCCTGGCCCgcattttccagggaaatctGGGATcgggggaaggcggggggactttccccaccccccccggGGCCGCGGGACACCCCCAGGGAAACCCCCAGGCCCAGGGGGGCCCCCCCAGGGGGGACACCAAGCacaagaggaggaagaaggggcGGCGGCCGCTGCCCCGCTGA